One genomic segment of Agelaius phoeniceus isolate bAgePho1 chromosome 32, bAgePho1.hap1, whole genome shotgun sequence includes these proteins:
- the RDH8 gene encoding retinol dehydrogenase 8 isoform X1, translating to MAAPPGRTVLVTGCSSGIGLAVAVLLARDPQRRYLVLATMRDLSRRGALEAAAGAALGDTLRILRLDVTSDSSVAECMQGVPGGRVDVLVNNAGVGLVGPLESASGPQVQRVFDTNVFGVLRLAQALLPQMKRRRSGHIVVVSSVMGLQGVVFNDIYSASKFAVEGLCESLAVQLLQFNVFVSLVEPGPVNTEFERKVLQEVEKSEFPGTDPETLRYFREVYLPASRDVFDTFGQSPEEVAQAIVSVIGARRPPFRTPTNPLYSPLLALRFADPRGDLGVRTFQRLLFDLGPAFHLSLALLRCLSCRCCRRRVTPV from the exons ATGGCCGCCCCCCCGGGCCGCACTGTCCTTGTCACCGGCTGCTCCTCGGGCATCGGCCTGGCCGTGGCCGTGCTGCTGGCCCGGGACCCCCAGAGGCGATACCTGG TCCTGGCCACCATGCGGGACCTGTCCCGCCGGGGCGCTCTGGAGGCCGCGGCCGGGGCCGCCCTTGGGGACACGCTGCGGATTCTGCGCCTCGACGTCACCAGCGACAGCTCCGTGGCCGAGTGCATGCAGGGAGTGCCGGGGGGGCGCGTGGACGTCCTGG TGAACAACGCCGGGGTGGGGCTGGTGGGGCCCCTGGAGAGCGCCTCGGGGCCGCAGGTGCAGCGCGTGTTCGACACCAACGTTTTCGGGGTGCTGCGCCtggcccaggccctgctcccccAAATGAAGCGGCGCCGCAGCGGCCACATCGTGGTGGTCAGCAGCGTCATGGGGCTGCAGG gggtTGTGTTCAATGACATCTACTCGGCCTCCAAGTTCGCGGTGGAGGGGCTGTGCGAGAGCCTGGCcgtgcagctgctgcagttcAACGTCTT CGTGTCCCTGGTGGAGCCGGGCCCGGTGAACACGGAGTTCGAGCGCAAGGTCCTGCAGGAGGTGGAAAAATCCGAATTTCCCGGCACCGACCCCGAGACCCTGCGCTACTTCCGCGAGGTTTATCTGCCCGCCAGCCGCGACGTGTTCGACACCTTCGGCCAGAGCCCCGAGGAGGTGGCGCAG GCCATCGTGTCGGTGATCggcgcccgccgccccccgtTCCGGACCCCCACCAACCCCCTCTATTCCCCCCTCCTCGCCCTGCGCTTCGCCGACCCCCGCGGGGACCTCGGCGTCCGAACCTTCCAGCGCCTCCTGTTCGACCTCGGCCCCGCTTTCCACCTGAGCCTGGCGCTGCTGCGCTGCCTcagctgccgctgctgccgccgccgcgtCACCCCCGTCTGA
- the RDH8 gene encoding retinol dehydrogenase 8 isoform X2, producing MAAPPGRTVLVTGCSSGIGLAVAVLLARDPQRRYLVNNAGVGLVGPLESASGPQVQRVFDTNVFGVLRLAQALLPQMKRRRSGHIVVVSSVMGLQGVVFNDIYSASKFAVEGLCESLAVQLLQFNVFVSLVEPGPVNTEFERKVLQEVEKSEFPGTDPETLRYFREVYLPASRDVFDTFGQSPEEVAQAIVSVIGARRPPFRTPTNPLYSPLLALRFADPRGDLGVRTFQRLLFDLGPAFHLSLALLRCLSCRCCRRRVTPV from the exons ATGGCCGCCCCCCCGGGCCGCACTGTCCTTGTCACCGGCTGCTCCTCGGGCATCGGCCTGGCCGTGGCCGTGCTGCTGGCCCGGGACCCCCAGAGGCGATACCTGG TGAACAACGCCGGGGTGGGGCTGGTGGGGCCCCTGGAGAGCGCCTCGGGGCCGCAGGTGCAGCGCGTGTTCGACACCAACGTTTTCGGGGTGCTGCGCCtggcccaggccctgctcccccAAATGAAGCGGCGCCGCAGCGGCCACATCGTGGTGGTCAGCAGCGTCATGGGGCTGCAGG gggtTGTGTTCAATGACATCTACTCGGCCTCCAAGTTCGCGGTGGAGGGGCTGTGCGAGAGCCTGGCcgtgcagctgctgcagttcAACGTCTT CGTGTCCCTGGTGGAGCCGGGCCCGGTGAACACGGAGTTCGAGCGCAAGGTCCTGCAGGAGGTGGAAAAATCCGAATTTCCCGGCACCGACCCCGAGACCCTGCGCTACTTCCGCGAGGTTTATCTGCCCGCCAGCCGCGACGTGTTCGACACCTTCGGCCAGAGCCCCGAGGAGGTGGCGCAG GCCATCGTGTCGGTGATCggcgcccgccgccccccgtTCCGGACCCCCACCAACCCCCTCTATTCCCCCCTCCTCGCCCTGCGCTTCGCCGACCCCCGCGGGGACCTCGGCGTCCGAACCTTCCAGCGCCTCCTGTTCGACCTCGGCCCCGCTTTCCACCTGAGCCTGGCGCTGCTGCGCTGCCTcagctgccgctgctgccgccgccgcgtCACCCCCGTCTGA
- the PPAN gene encoding suppressor of SWI4 1 homolog isoform X3, which translates to MGRPGKSRFQRQQRAQARLRSEQEFSSVPHSFVFPRGRPGRSLRSLCKDLRRVLEPFTARNLQVRRSNSLRDLVAVAGPLGVTQFLVLSKSQTGVNLKIFRLPGGPTLTFKVLQYSLVRDVVSALRRHRMHEQQFLHPPLLVLGNFGARARAELRLMAGMFQGMFPALNVHRVNLNSIRRCLLISYDADSQLLEFRHYSVQVVPVGLSRGLRKILQEKFPNLGRMDDISQLLMGDVVLSESEAEPDGSQNVLELPQNCAGRGNAVTQQSAIRLTEIGPRLTLQLLKVEEGLGQGNVLYHGLAPKGEEELRELLARRERRLQVRAERRRQQEQNLERKRKQRERHRERSLAGMGRAPGGPAGGSGGGPGGPAGGPGGDSDAEDPGAPEAEASEEEEDEAEYYREELGEEPEPDLFPGSSKRKRSPSAAPRARKRRKRSPKSTPGTPKSTPGSQKSTPGTPKSTPGTPKFTPGSQKSHPGTPKSQPGNPKFRRGTPKSQQRTPKSHPGHPKNPKSHPRKPGTPKSQQETPKSQPGTSRSHPGHPKNPKSSPGHPKNPKSHPGHPKNPKSPRGKLLSPQKIPNFPRPGRARKRKN; encoded by the exons ATGGGGCGGCCCGGGAAG AGCCGTTTCCAGCGGCAGCAGCGCGCCCAGGCCCGGCTGCGCTCGGAGCAGGAATTCTCCTCCGTCCCTCACTCGTTCGTGTTTccccggggccggcccgggAGGAGCCTCAGGAGCCTCTGCAAGGATCTCAGGAGGGTCCTGGAGCCCTTCACGGCCAGGAACCTGCAG gtGCGCCGGAGCAATTCCCTGCGGGACCTGGTGGCCGTGGCCGGGCCCTTGGGGGTCACCCAGTTCCTGGTGCTCAGCAAATCCCAAACCGGCGTCAACCTG aAAATTTTCCGGCTGCCCGGGGGTCCCACCCTGACCTTCAAAGTGCTGCAG TACTCCCTGGTGCGGGACGTGGTCTCGGCCCTCAGGAGGCACCGCATGCACGAGCAGCAGTTCCTGCACCCCCCGTTGCTGGTGCTGGGCAATTTTGGGGCGCGGGCGCGGGCGGAGCTCAGGCTCATGGCCGGGATGTTCCAGGGGATGTTCCCGGCCCTCAACGTCCACAGG GTGAACCTGAACTCCATCCGTCGCTGTTTGCTGATCTCCTACGACGCCgactcccagctcctggaattCCGACACTA cAGTGTCCAGGTGGTGCCCGTGGGGCTCAGCCGGGGGCTCCGGAAAATTCTCCAGGAGAAATTCCCGAACCTGGGCAGGATGGACGACATCAGCCAGCTCCTGATGGG ggacgTTGTCCTGTCCGAGAGCGAAGCGGAGCCGGACGGGTCCCAGAACGTTCTGGAACTGCCCCAGAACTGCGCCGGGCGTGGGAACGCGGTGACACAGCAGAGTGCCATCAGACTGACTGag ATCGGGCCCCGTCTGAcgctgcagctgctgaaggtggaggaggggctgggccagggcaacGTCCTCTACCATGGCCTGG CCCCCAAAGGGGAGGAGGAGCTCCGGGAGCTCCTGGCCCGGCGCGAGCGGCGGCTCCAGGTGAGGGCGGAGCGGAggcggcagcaggagcagaaccTGGAGAGGAAACGGAAACAGCGGGAACGGCACAG GGAGCGCAGCCTGGCCGGGATGGGCCGGGCCCCAGGTGGCCCCGCAGGTGGCAGCGGGGGTGGCCCAGGTGGCCCCGCAGGTGGCCCTGGAGGTGACAGCGACGCCGAGGACCCGGGCGCACCTGAGGCTGAGGCgtcggaggaggaggaggacgaggcCGAATATtacagggaggagctgggggaggaGCCTGAGCCAG atttgttccctggcagctccaagagGAAGCGAAGCCCCTCGGCCGCGCCCCGAGCCCGGAAACGACGGAAGAGGagcccaaaatccaccccaggaaccccaaaatccaccc ctggatcccaaaaatccacccctggaaccccaaaatccacccctggaaccccaaaattcacaccTGGATCCCAAAAATCTCAccctggaaccccaaaatcccaacctggaaatcccaaatttcgtcgtggcaccccaaaatcccaacagagaaccccaaaatcccacccaggacaccccaaaaaccccaaatcccaccccaggaaacctggaacccccaaatcccaacaggaaaccccaaaatcccaacctGGAACCTCCAGATCCCAcccgggacaccccaaaaatcccaaatcttccccaggacaccccaaaaatcccaaatcccacccgggacaccccaaaaatcccaaatcccctcgtGGGAAGCTCCTGAGCccccagaaaatcccaaatttccctcgGCCAggacgagcccgaaaaaggaaaaactga
- the PPAN gene encoding suppressor of SWI4 1 homolog isoform X1 — MGRPGKSRFQRQQRAQARLRSEQEFSSVPHSFVFPRGRPGRSLRSLCKDLRRVLEPFTARNLQVRRSNSLRDLVAVAGPLGVTQFLVLSKSQTGVNLKIFRLPGGPTLTFKVLQYSLVRDVVSALRRHRMHEQQFLHPPLLVLGNFGARARAELRLMAGMFQGMFPALNVHRVNLNSIRRCLLISYDADSQLLEFRHYSVQVVPVGLSRGLRKILQEKFPNLGRMDDISQLLMGDVVLSESEAEPDGSQNVLELPQNCAGRGNAVTQQSAIRLTEIGPRLTLQLLKVEEGLGQGNVLYHGLAPKGEEELRELLARRERRLQVRAERRRQQEQNLERKRKQRERHRERSLAGMGRAPGGPAGGSGGGPGGPAGGPGGDSDAEDPGAPEAEASEEEEDEAEYYREELGEEPEPDLFPGSSKRKRSPSAAPRARKRRKRSPKSTPGTPKSTPGTPKSTPGTPKFTPGSQKSTPGTPKSTPGTPKFTPGSQKSHPGTPKSQPGNPKFRRGTPKSQQRTPKSHPGHPKNPKSHPRKPGTPKSQQETPKSQPGTSRSHPGHPKNPKSSPGHPKNPKSHPGHPKNPKSPRGKLLSPQKIPNFPRPGRARKRKN, encoded by the exons ATGGGGCGGCCCGGGAAG AGCCGTTTCCAGCGGCAGCAGCGCGCCCAGGCCCGGCTGCGCTCGGAGCAGGAATTCTCCTCCGTCCCTCACTCGTTCGTGTTTccccggggccggcccgggAGGAGCCTCAGGAGCCTCTGCAAGGATCTCAGGAGGGTCCTGGAGCCCTTCACGGCCAGGAACCTGCAG gtGCGCCGGAGCAATTCCCTGCGGGACCTGGTGGCCGTGGCCGGGCCCTTGGGGGTCACCCAGTTCCTGGTGCTCAGCAAATCCCAAACCGGCGTCAACCTG aAAATTTTCCGGCTGCCCGGGGGTCCCACCCTGACCTTCAAAGTGCTGCAG TACTCCCTGGTGCGGGACGTGGTCTCGGCCCTCAGGAGGCACCGCATGCACGAGCAGCAGTTCCTGCACCCCCCGTTGCTGGTGCTGGGCAATTTTGGGGCGCGGGCGCGGGCGGAGCTCAGGCTCATGGCCGGGATGTTCCAGGGGATGTTCCCGGCCCTCAACGTCCACAGG GTGAACCTGAACTCCATCCGTCGCTGTTTGCTGATCTCCTACGACGCCgactcccagctcctggaattCCGACACTA cAGTGTCCAGGTGGTGCCCGTGGGGCTCAGCCGGGGGCTCCGGAAAATTCTCCAGGAGAAATTCCCGAACCTGGGCAGGATGGACGACATCAGCCAGCTCCTGATGGG ggacgTTGTCCTGTCCGAGAGCGAAGCGGAGCCGGACGGGTCCCAGAACGTTCTGGAACTGCCCCAGAACTGCGCCGGGCGTGGGAACGCGGTGACACAGCAGAGTGCCATCAGACTGACTGag ATCGGGCCCCGTCTGAcgctgcagctgctgaaggtggaggaggggctgggccagggcaacGTCCTCTACCATGGCCTGG CCCCCAAAGGGGAGGAGGAGCTCCGGGAGCTCCTGGCCCGGCGCGAGCGGCGGCTCCAGGTGAGGGCGGAGCGGAggcggcagcaggagcagaaccTGGAGAGGAAACGGAAACAGCGGGAACGGCACAG GGAGCGCAGCCTGGCCGGGATGGGCCGGGCCCCAGGTGGCCCCGCAGGTGGCAGCGGGGGTGGCCCAGGTGGCCCCGCAGGTGGCCCTGGAGGTGACAGCGACGCCGAGGACCCGGGCGCACCTGAGGCTGAGGCgtcggaggaggaggaggacgaggcCGAATATtacagggaggagctgggggaggaGCCTGAGCCAG atttgttccctggcagctccaagagGAAGCGAAGCCCCTCGGCCGCGCCCCGAGCCCGGAAACGACGGAAGAGGagcccaaaatccaccccaggaaccccaaaatccacccctggaaccccaaaatccaccccaggaaccccaaaattcacacctggatcccaaaaatccacccctggaaccccaaaatccacccctggaaccccaaaattcacaccTGGATCCCAAAAATCTCAccctggaaccccaaaatcccaacctggaaatcccaaatttcgtcgtggcaccccaaaatcccaacagagaaccccaaaatcccacccaggacaccccaaaaaccccaaatcccaccccaggaaacctggaacccccaaatcccaacaggaaaccccaaaatcccaacctGGAACCTCCAGATCCCAcccgggacaccccaaaaatcccaaatcttccccaggacaccccaaaaatcccaaatcccacccgggacaccccaaaaatcccaaatcccctcgtGGGAAGCTCCTGAGCccccagaaaatcccaaatttccctcgGCCAggacgagcccgaaaaaggaaaaactga
- the PPAN gene encoding suppressor of SWI4 1 homolog isoform X4: MGRPGKSRFQRQQRAQARLRSEQEFSSVPHSFVFPRGRPGRSLRSLCKDLRRVLEPFTARNLQVRRSNSLRDLVAVAGPLGVTQFLVLSKSQTGVNLKIFRLPGGPTLTFKVLQYSLVRDVVSALRRHRMHEQQFLHPPLLVLGNFGARARAELRLMAGMFQGMFPALNVHRVNLNSIRRCLLISYDADSQLLEFRHYSVQVVPVGLSRGLRKILQEKFPNLGRMDDISQLLMGDVVLSESEAEPDGSQNVLELPQNCAGRGNAVTQQSAIRLTEIGPRLTLQLLKVEEGLGQGNVLYHGLAPKGEEELRELLARRERRLQVRAERRRQQEQNLERKRKQRERHRERSLAGMGRAPGGPAGGSGGGPGGPAGGPGGDSDAEDPGAPEAEASEEEEDEAEYYREELGEEPEPDLFPGSSKRKRSPSAAPRARKRRKRSPKSTPGTPKSTPGTPKSTPGTPKFTPGSQKSHPGTPKSQPGNPKFRRGTPKSQQRTPKSHPGHPKNPKSHPRKPGTPKSQQETPKSQPGTSRSHPGHPKNPKSSPGHPKNPKSHPGHPKNPKSPRGKLLSPQKIPNFPRPGRARKRKN, translated from the exons ATGGGGCGGCCCGGGAAG AGCCGTTTCCAGCGGCAGCAGCGCGCCCAGGCCCGGCTGCGCTCGGAGCAGGAATTCTCCTCCGTCCCTCACTCGTTCGTGTTTccccggggccggcccgggAGGAGCCTCAGGAGCCTCTGCAAGGATCTCAGGAGGGTCCTGGAGCCCTTCACGGCCAGGAACCTGCAG gtGCGCCGGAGCAATTCCCTGCGGGACCTGGTGGCCGTGGCCGGGCCCTTGGGGGTCACCCAGTTCCTGGTGCTCAGCAAATCCCAAACCGGCGTCAACCTG aAAATTTTCCGGCTGCCCGGGGGTCCCACCCTGACCTTCAAAGTGCTGCAG TACTCCCTGGTGCGGGACGTGGTCTCGGCCCTCAGGAGGCACCGCATGCACGAGCAGCAGTTCCTGCACCCCCCGTTGCTGGTGCTGGGCAATTTTGGGGCGCGGGCGCGGGCGGAGCTCAGGCTCATGGCCGGGATGTTCCAGGGGATGTTCCCGGCCCTCAACGTCCACAGG GTGAACCTGAACTCCATCCGTCGCTGTTTGCTGATCTCCTACGACGCCgactcccagctcctggaattCCGACACTA cAGTGTCCAGGTGGTGCCCGTGGGGCTCAGCCGGGGGCTCCGGAAAATTCTCCAGGAGAAATTCCCGAACCTGGGCAGGATGGACGACATCAGCCAGCTCCTGATGGG ggacgTTGTCCTGTCCGAGAGCGAAGCGGAGCCGGACGGGTCCCAGAACGTTCTGGAACTGCCCCAGAACTGCGCCGGGCGTGGGAACGCGGTGACACAGCAGAGTGCCATCAGACTGACTGag ATCGGGCCCCGTCTGAcgctgcagctgctgaaggtggaggaggggctgggccagggcaacGTCCTCTACCATGGCCTGG CCCCCAAAGGGGAGGAGGAGCTCCGGGAGCTCCTGGCCCGGCGCGAGCGGCGGCTCCAGGTGAGGGCGGAGCGGAggcggcagcaggagcagaaccTGGAGAGGAAACGGAAACAGCGGGAACGGCACAG GGAGCGCAGCCTGGCCGGGATGGGCCGGGCCCCAGGTGGCCCCGCAGGTGGCAGCGGGGGTGGCCCAGGTGGCCCCGCAGGTGGCCCTGGAGGTGACAGCGACGCCGAGGACCCGGGCGCACCTGAGGCTGAGGCgtcggaggaggaggaggacgaggcCGAATATtacagggaggagctgggggaggaGCCTGAGCCAG atttgttccctggcagctccaagagGAAGCGAAGCCCCTCGGCCGCGCCCCGAGCCCGGAAACGACGGAAGAGGagcccaaaatccaccccaggaaccccaaaatccacccctggaaccccaaaatccaccccaggaaccccaaaattcacac cTGGATCCCAAAAATCTCAccctggaaccccaaaatcccaacctggaaatcccaaatttcgtcgtggcaccccaaaatcccaacagagaaccccaaaatcccacccaggacaccccaaaaaccccaaatcccaccccaggaaacctggaacccccaaatcccaacaggaaaccccaaaatcccaacctGGAACCTCCAGATCCCAcccgggacaccccaaaaatcccaaatcttccccaggacaccccaaaaatcccaaatcccacccgggacaccccaaaaatcccaaatcccctcgtGGGAAGCTCCTGAGCccccagaaaatcccaaatttccctcgGCCAggacgagcccgaaaaaggaaaaactga
- the PPAN gene encoding suppressor of SWI4 1 homolog isoform X2: MGRPGKSRFQRQQRAQARLRSEQEFSSVPHSFVFPRGRPGRSLRSLCKDLRRVLEPFTARNLQVRRSNSLRDLVAVAGPLGVTQFLVLSKSQTGVNLKIFRLPGGPTLTFKVLQYSLVRDVVSALRRHRMHEQQFLHPPLLVLGNFGARARAELRLMAGMFQGMFPALNVHRVNLNSIRRCLLISYDADSQLLEFRHYVQVVPVGLSRGLRKILQEKFPNLGRMDDISQLLMGDVVLSESEAEPDGSQNVLELPQNCAGRGNAVTQQSAIRLTEIGPRLTLQLLKVEEGLGQGNVLYHGLAPKGEEELRELLARRERRLQVRAERRRQQEQNLERKRKQRERHRERSLAGMGRAPGGPAGGSGGGPGGPAGGPGGDSDAEDPGAPEAEASEEEEDEAEYYREELGEEPEPDLFPGSSKRKRSPSAAPRARKRRKRSPKSTPGTPKSTPGTPKSTPGTPKFTPGSQKSTPGTPKSTPGTPKFTPGSQKSHPGTPKSQPGNPKFRRGTPKSQQRTPKSHPGHPKNPKSHPRKPGTPKSQQETPKSQPGTSRSHPGHPKNPKSSPGHPKNPKSHPGHPKNPKSPRGKLLSPQKIPNFPRPGRARKRKN; the protein is encoded by the exons ATGGGGCGGCCCGGGAAG AGCCGTTTCCAGCGGCAGCAGCGCGCCCAGGCCCGGCTGCGCTCGGAGCAGGAATTCTCCTCCGTCCCTCACTCGTTCGTGTTTccccggggccggcccgggAGGAGCCTCAGGAGCCTCTGCAAGGATCTCAGGAGGGTCCTGGAGCCCTTCACGGCCAGGAACCTGCAG gtGCGCCGGAGCAATTCCCTGCGGGACCTGGTGGCCGTGGCCGGGCCCTTGGGGGTCACCCAGTTCCTGGTGCTCAGCAAATCCCAAACCGGCGTCAACCTG aAAATTTTCCGGCTGCCCGGGGGTCCCACCCTGACCTTCAAAGTGCTGCAG TACTCCCTGGTGCGGGACGTGGTCTCGGCCCTCAGGAGGCACCGCATGCACGAGCAGCAGTTCCTGCACCCCCCGTTGCTGGTGCTGGGCAATTTTGGGGCGCGGGCGCGGGCGGAGCTCAGGCTCATGGCCGGGATGTTCCAGGGGATGTTCCCGGCCCTCAACGTCCACAGG GTGAACCTGAACTCCATCCGTCGCTGTTTGCTGATCTCCTACGACGCCgactcccagctcctggaattCCGACACTA TGTCCAGGTGGTGCCCGTGGGGCTCAGCCGGGGGCTCCGGAAAATTCTCCAGGAGAAATTCCCGAACCTGGGCAGGATGGACGACATCAGCCAGCTCCTGATGGG ggacgTTGTCCTGTCCGAGAGCGAAGCGGAGCCGGACGGGTCCCAGAACGTTCTGGAACTGCCCCAGAACTGCGCCGGGCGTGGGAACGCGGTGACACAGCAGAGTGCCATCAGACTGACTGag ATCGGGCCCCGTCTGAcgctgcagctgctgaaggtggaggaggggctgggccagggcaacGTCCTCTACCATGGCCTGG CCCCCAAAGGGGAGGAGGAGCTCCGGGAGCTCCTGGCCCGGCGCGAGCGGCGGCTCCAGGTGAGGGCGGAGCGGAggcggcagcaggagcagaaccTGGAGAGGAAACGGAAACAGCGGGAACGGCACAG GGAGCGCAGCCTGGCCGGGATGGGCCGGGCCCCAGGTGGCCCCGCAGGTGGCAGCGGGGGTGGCCCAGGTGGCCCCGCAGGTGGCCCTGGAGGTGACAGCGACGCCGAGGACCCGGGCGCACCTGAGGCTGAGGCgtcggaggaggaggaggacgaggcCGAATATtacagggaggagctgggggaggaGCCTGAGCCAG atttgttccctggcagctccaagagGAAGCGAAGCCCCTCGGCCGCGCCCCGAGCCCGGAAACGACGGAAGAGGagcccaaaatccaccccaggaaccccaaaatccacccctggaaccccaaaatccaccccaggaaccccaaaattcacacctggatcccaaaaatccacccctggaaccccaaaatccacccctggaaccccaaaattcacaccTGGATCCCAAAAATCTCAccctggaaccccaaaatcccaacctggaaatcccaaatttcgtcgtggcaccccaaaatcccaacagagaaccccaaaatcccacccaggacaccccaaaaaccccaaatcccaccccaggaaacctggaacccccaaatcccaacaggaaaccccaaaatcccaacctGGAACCTCCAGATCCCAcccgggacaccccaaaaatcccaaatcttccccaggacaccccaaaaatcccaaatcccacccgggacaccccaaaaatcccaaatcccctcgtGGGAAGCTCCTGAGCccccagaaaatcccaaatttccctcgGCCAggacgagcccgaaaaaggaaaaactga